The following proteins come from a genomic window of Aquabacterium sp. A3:
- a CDS encoding methyl-accepting chemotaxis protein yields the protein MFKPLSLTARLSAATGIFWLGFVILAALSLQGLHSMSRDLQLVHDTHMQASQAAARLRQLIQDNRTEVLLTYQHAPDSPVADVHDHPADLHHGRLLERRKKINAEWETLQALSSLPQDHAVAAQVGQAMEAWMAKSDATTEALRQGRYEKQQLAAFLLIGREQGKALFDALHALDQHHLDSAARLYESAQATYRWMWGAVISLLVLALLPATWLAWRGLRRLVGGLRYARSVSSAIADGRLDPVPHDPRGDEVAALLADMARMRNHLAELIGEVRQVSEGVEVASSEVAAGNQDLSVRTERTASSLQQTASTAVEINDTVRQNADNARQANQLADAASRIVSDAGGVVSEVVCTMRDIHDSSRKIADIIGVIDGIAFQTNILALNAAVEAARAGEQGRGFAVVANEVRSLASRSANAAREIKALISSSVDKVETGSALVDKAGQSMQEVVQAIQRVTDTVAEIRHASEEQSTGVSLLQTSLTEMDQSTQQNAALVEQSAAAAQSLRQQAQQLVASVSRFR from the coding sequence ATGTTCAAACCCCTGTCTCTGACGGCCCGGCTGAGCGCCGCCACCGGCATTTTCTGGCTGGGCTTCGTGATCCTGGCCGCCCTGTCACTGCAGGGCCTGCACAGCATGAGCCGCGACCTGCAACTGGTGCACGACACACACATGCAGGCCAGCCAGGCTGCAGCCCGGCTGCGACAACTGATCCAGGACAACCGCACCGAAGTGCTGCTGACCTACCAGCATGCCCCAGACAGCCCCGTGGCCGATGTGCATGACCACCCGGCCGATCTGCACCACGGCCGTTTGCTGGAGCGGCGCAAAAAGATCAATGCCGAGTGGGAGACCCTTCAAGCCCTGTCCAGCCTGCCCCAGGACCACGCGGTGGCGGCCCAGGTGGGCCAGGCCATGGAGGCGTGGATGGCCAAGAGCGATGCCACGACCGAAGCGCTGCGACAAGGGCGCTATGAAAAGCAGCAACTGGCCGCCTTCTTGTTGATTGGGCGAGAGCAGGGAAAAGCCTTGTTTGACGCGCTGCACGCACTGGATCAGCACCATCTGGACTCGGCCGCCAGACTGTACGAATCCGCTCAAGCCACCTACCGCTGGATGTGGGGGGCCGTCATCAGCCTGCTGGTGCTGGCCCTGCTGCCTGCCACCTGGCTGGCCTGGCGCGGTCTGCGGCGGCTGGTGGGTGGGCTGCGCTACGCCCGCAGCGTGTCCAGCGCCATTGCCGATGGCCGCCTGGACCCGGTGCCCCACGACCCGCGCGGTGACGAGGTGGCCGCCCTGCTGGCCGACATGGCGCGCATGCGCAATCACCTGGCCGAACTGATTGGCGAAGTGCGGCAGGTGAGCGAGGGTGTAGAAGTGGCCAGCAGCGAGGTGGCCGCCGGCAACCAGGACCTGTCGGTTCGCACCGAGCGCACGGCCAGCAGCCTGCAGCAAACCGCCAGCACCGCCGTGGAGATCAATGACACCGTGCGCCAGAACGCCGACAACGCCCGCCAGGCCAATCAACTGGCCGACGCAGCCAGCCGCATCGTCTCTGATGCCGGCGGGGTCGTGAGCGAGGTGGTCTGCACCATGCGCGACATCCATGACAGCTCGCGCAAGATCGCCGACATCATCGGCGTGATCGACGGCATCGCCTTCCAGACCAACATCCTGGCCTTGAACGCGGCCGTGGAGGCGGCCCGGGCCGGTGAGCAGGGCCGGGGCTTTGCGGTGGTGGCCAACGAGGTGCGTTCGCTGGCCAGCCGCAGCGCCAACGCTGCCCGAGAGATCAAGGCCCTGATCAGCAGCAGCGTGGACAAGGTGGAGACCGGCTCGGCCCTGGTGGACAAGGCCGGCCAAAGCATGCAGGAGGTGGTGCAGGCCATCCAGCGCGTGACCGACACGGTGGCAGAGATCCGCCACGCCAGCGAAGAGCAAAGCACGGGCGTGTCACTGCTGCAAACCTCGCTGACCGAGATGGATCAGTCCACCCAGCAAAATGCCGCCCTGGTGGAGCAAAGCGCCGCCGCCGCCCAGAGTCTGCGCCAGCAGGCCCAGCAACTGGTGGCCTCGGTGTCGCGATTCCGTTGA
- the lipA gene encoding lipoyl synthase produces MSDSSAPPTYDPSAKQKAQAKTARIPIKIVPAGEALKKPDWIRVKAGSPSTRFYEIKNILREHKLHTVCEEASCPNIGECFGHGTATFMIMGDKCTRRCPFCDVGHGRPDPLDVNEPANLAKTIAALKLKYVVITSVDRDDLRDGGAAHFVDCIRQVREQSPATRIEILVPDFRGRDDRALDILKAAPPDVMNHNLETAPRLYKEARPGSDYQFSLNLLKKFKALHPDVPTKSGIMVGLGETDEEVYQVMRDMRAHDIDMITIGQYLAPSGHHLPVRRYVHPDTFKAYEQAAMEMGFTHAAVGAMVRSSYHADQQAMQAGVSVDPGH; encoded by the coding sequence ATGAGCGATTCGTCTGCCCCCCCCACCTACGACCCCTCGGCCAAGCAAAAAGCCCAGGCCAAAACCGCGCGCATCCCCATCAAGATCGTGCCGGCGGGTGAGGCGCTCAAAAAGCCCGACTGGATCCGCGTCAAGGCCGGCTCGCCCAGCACGCGCTTCTACGAGATCAAGAACATCCTGCGCGAGCACAAGCTGCACACCGTGTGCGAAGAGGCCTCGTGCCCCAACATCGGTGAATGCTTTGGCCATGGCACGGCCACGTTCATGATCATGGGCGACAAGTGCACGCGCCGCTGCCCGTTTTGCGACGTGGGCCACGGCCGCCCTGACCCGCTCGATGTCAACGAGCCGGCCAATCTGGCCAAGACCATCGCGGCGCTCAAGCTCAAGTACGTGGTGATCACCTCGGTGGATCGCGACGACCTGCGCGATGGCGGTGCGGCGCACTTCGTCGACTGCATCCGACAGGTGCGTGAGCAATCGCCGGCCACGCGCATCGAGATCCTGGTGCCTGACTTCCGGGGCCGCGACGACCGCGCCCTGGATATCCTCAAGGCCGCACCGCCCGACGTGATGAACCACAACCTGGAGACCGCGCCACGCCTGTACAAGGAAGCGCGTCCGGGCAGCGACTACCAGTTCAGCCTGAACCTGCTCAAGAAGTTCAAGGCCCTGCACCCGGACGTGCCCACCAAGAGCGGCATCATGGTCGGCCTGGGCGAGACGGACGAGGAGGTGTACCAGGTGATGCGCGACATGCGTGCGCACGACATCGACATGATCACCATCGGGCAGTACCTGGCCCCATCAGGACACCACCTGCCGGTGCGCCGCTACGTGCACCCCGACACCTTCAAGGCCTACGAGCAGGCCGCCATGGAGATGGGCTTCACCCACGCGGCGGTGGGGGCGATGGTGCGCAGCAGTTATCACGCCGATCAGCAGGCGATGCAGGCTGGGGTGTCTGTCGATCCGGGCCACTGA
- a CDS encoding nidogen-like domain-containing protein — translation MDDPLVGGDLGYGVSPLFATDDGSSGALNLPFEIRWFDRSYSTFFLNNNGNITFESPLGDFTPEPFPVANQPMLAPYWADVDTGSGPLPGGGNQVWVMSPNENTLVVTWDRVGYFSENTSKVNTFQLALYKTDSNGSFDAEFRYQQLQWTTGDASGGFAGLGGVRAQAGWDAGDGRNWQVLDGSLTDDVLNLVNTTNVLGGEKGLFRFSFNAGQLPGSTASNPILPVFDPDEVEAGWDFTFNVTAVDQMIFIDPDVATGYTYTIETPDQFFTSVLLPEGLGDGLYTIEVWDGTQYVTEVLNAEGGTVYSFGSAVTLFRVTGIEPEANLDPTDPYAFVTGLTFSSTGTTSMSQIPIITSITAPVPEPETLALVVAGLFVVWRCQGRHSHCLVP, via the coding sequence GTGGACGACCCGCTGGTTGGGGGCGACCTCGGCTACGGCGTCTCGCCACTGTTCGCCACCGATGACGGGTCCAGCGGCGCCTTGAATCTGCCATTCGAGATCAGATGGTTTGACCGCAGTTACAGCACGTTTTTCCTCAACAACAACGGAAACATCACCTTCGAGTCTCCTCTGGGCGATTTCACCCCGGAGCCCTTCCCTGTCGCCAACCAGCCGATGCTGGCGCCCTACTGGGCAGACGTTGACACCGGCTCCGGGCCACTCCCGGGGGGCGGCAACCAGGTCTGGGTGATGTCGCCCAACGAAAACACACTGGTCGTCACCTGGGACAGGGTGGGTTACTTCTCCGAAAACACCAGCAAGGTCAACACCTTCCAGCTGGCTCTGTACAAGACCGACAGCAATGGGAGTTTTGACGCAGAGTTCCGCTACCAGCAATTGCAATGGACCACCGGCGACGCCAGCGGTGGTTTCGCCGGACTGGGCGGCGTTCGTGCGCAAGCAGGATGGGATGCGGGTGACGGCCGGAATTGGCAGGTTCTGGACGGCTCGCTGACCGATGATGTGCTGAACCTGGTCAACACCACGAATGTCTTGGGTGGAGAAAAGGGCCTGTTCAGGTTTTCGTTCAATGCAGGCCAGCTGCCTGGCAGCACGGCCAGCAACCCCATCCTGCCTGTGTTTGACCCGGACGAAGTTGAAGCTGGCTGGGACTTCACCTTCAATGTCACCGCTGTGGATCAGATGATATTCATTGACCCCGACGTGGCAACCGGCTACACCTACACGATCGAGACCCCAGACCAATTCTTCACCAGCGTCCTGTTGCCTGAGGGGCTTGGTGATGGCCTGTACACGATCGAGGTCTGGGACGGCACGCAGTACGTTACCGAAGTGCTGAATGCCGAGGGGGGAACGGTCTACTCATTCGGCTCGGCAGTGACTCTGTTTCGTGTGACAGGCATCGAGCCTGAGGCCAACCTGGATCCGACAGACCCCTATGCGTTCGTCACGGGTTTGACGTTTTCCAGCACGGGCACCACGAGCATGAGCCAGATCCCCATCATCACCAGCATCACTGCACCAGTGCCCGAACCCGAGACATTGGCGCTGGTCGTTGCGGGCTTGTTTGTGGTGTGGCGATGCCAGGGCCGCCACAGCCACTGCCTTGTGCCCTGA
- a CDS encoding aminotransferase-like domain-containing protein: protein MPNTFTRHWAQRLRDSHKPAYLLIPELLAEDLASGRLTPGDRLPPLRELAQALGLNYTTVARGLAEAQKRGQIDARPGRGSFVRSAVPALPLRGGTAAEMTMNLPPEPDDPALLQRMAEGCAQMYTDPRRLLAHLRYQDFGGSPADRDAGARWLSGIMGPTHAERLLVGPGIHGLLCGLLSLLARPGDTVCVESLSYPGIKALATQLGIKLHALPVDEEGPCPQHFEDACKHVHPKALYCNPTMLNPTSVTMSAGRREALADIALRYAIPIIEDDAYGALPTKPPRTLAELAPELTYHVTGFAKCLGAGLRVAYVHAPTAQATQRLAGAMRALTVMAAPPTVSLATQWINDGTATAMVQAIRKETNARHALLLKHLSDWNVWSQADCFHAWLTLPDTLSPNEAASFWRSRGVAAVASTAFATNTAPPRAVRLCLGGPSTQAQCEQSLRVVADVLRHPQQVHASVM from the coding sequence ATGCCCAACACCTTCACCCGCCACTGGGCGCAACGCTTGCGCGACAGCCACAAGCCCGCCTACCTGCTCATCCCTGAACTGCTGGCCGAAGACCTGGCCAGCGGCCGACTGACACCCGGCGATCGGCTGCCGCCGCTGCGCGAGCTGGCCCAGGCCCTGGGCCTGAACTACACCACCGTGGCCCGTGGCCTGGCCGAGGCGCAAAAGCGCGGCCAGATCGACGCCCGCCCCGGACGGGGCAGCTTTGTGCGCAGCGCGGTGCCCGCCCTGCCCTTGCGTGGCGGCACGGCCGCCGAAATGACCATGAACCTGCCCCCCGAGCCCGACGACCCGGCCTTGCTGCAGCGCATGGCCGAGGGCTGCGCCCAGATGTACACCGACCCTCGCCGGCTGCTGGCGCACCTGCGCTACCAGGATTTTGGCGGCAGCCCGGCCGACCGCGACGCCGGCGCCCGCTGGCTGAGCGGCATCATGGGCCCCACGCACGCCGAGCGCCTGCTGGTGGGCCCGGGCATCCATGGCCTGCTGTGCGGCCTGCTGAGCCTGCTGGCCCGCCCCGGCGACACCGTTTGCGTCGAATCGCTCAGCTACCCCGGCATCAAGGCGCTGGCCACGCAGTTGGGCATCAAGCTGCATGCGCTGCCGGTGGACGAAGAAGGCCCCTGTCCGCAGCACTTTGAAGACGCCTGCAAGCACGTGCACCCCAAGGCGCTGTACTGCAACCCCACGATGCTCAACCCCACGTCAGTGACCATGAGCGCCGGCCGGCGCGAGGCACTGGCCGACATCGCCCTGCGATATGCCATCCCCATCATCGAAGACGATGCCTACGGCGCACTGCCCACCAAGCCCCCACGCACCCTGGCCGAACTGGCGCCTGAGCTGACCTACCACGTGACGGGCTTTGCCAAATGCCTGGGTGCGGGCTTGCGGGTGGCCTATGTGCACGCCCCCACCGCCCAGGCCACGCAGCGCCTGGCCGGGGCCATGCGCGCACTGACCGTGATGGCCGCGCCGCCCACCGTCTCGCTGGCCACCCAATGGATCAACGACGGCACGGCCACCGCGATGGTGCAGGCCATCCGCAAAGAAACCAACGCACGCCACGCCTTGCTGCTCAAGCATTTGAGCGACTGGAATGTGTGGAGCCAGGCCGACTGCTTTCACGCCTGGCTGACGCTGCCCGACACCTTGAGCCCCAACGAGGCGGCGTCGTTCTGGCGCTCACGCGGGGTGGCGGCGGTGGCCAGCACCGCCTTCGCCACCAACACCGCGCCCCCCCGGGCCGTGCGCCTGTGCCTGGGCGGACCCAGCACCCAGGCCCAGTGCGAGCAAAGTCTGCGCGTGGTGGCCGACGTGCTGCGGCACCCGCAGCAGGTGCATGCGTCGGTGATGTGA
- a CDS encoding MSMEG_0572/Sll0783 family nitrogen starvation response protein: MPAVTKAPNAIGDFLVDYEEKVFEDVKAEPGDKALVTFHTVAFEGSIGFVNLLQATRLQRKGFDTSVLLYGPGVTLGVKRGFPKLGDAAFPGHLNFNDQIAKFIAEGGKVYACRFALQALYGHGEGSLIEGIKPINPLDVLDIILLHRKEKAFILDTWTL, from the coding sequence ATGCCTGCAGTGACCAAAGCCCCCAACGCCATCGGCGACTTCCTGGTCGACTATGAAGAAAAAGTCTTTGAAGACGTGAAGGCCGAGCCGGGCGACAAGGCCCTGGTCACCTTCCACACCGTGGCCTTCGAGGGCTCGATCGGCTTCGTCAACCTGCTGCAGGCCACGCGCCTGCAACGCAAGGGCTTCGACACCTCGGTGCTGTTGTACGGCCCGGGCGTCACGCTGGGCGTGAAGCGGGGCTTTCCCAAGCTGGGTGATGCCGCCTTTCCGGGCCACCTGAACTTCAACGACCAGATCGCCAAGTTCATCGCCGAAGGCGGCAAGGTCTACGCCTGCCGCTTCGCGCTGCAGGCCCTGTATGGCCACGGTGAGGGTTCGCTGATCGAAGGCATTAAGCCCATCAACCCGCTCGACGTGCTGGACATCATCTTGCTGCACCGCAAAGAGAAGGCCTTCATCCTCGACACCTGGACCTTGTGA
- a CDS encoding Nit6803 family nitrilase, whose amino-acid sequence MSPARIIKAAAAQISPVLNEAEGTLHKVLDTIDQAARQGVQIIVFPETLVPYYPYFSFIRPPMASGAEHMALYEHAVAVPGPVTDAVAQRAARHGMVIVLGVNERDHGTIYNSQLIFDETGALRLKRRKITPTFHERMVWGQGDGSGLKVVPTGVGRVGALACWEHYNPLARYALMAQHEEIHCAQFPGSLVGPIFADQMEVTIRHHALEAGCFVINATGWLTDEQITSITPDPALQRALRGGCCTAIVSPEGVHLAPPLKEGEGLLIADLDMSLVTKRKRMMDSVGHYARPELLSLNLDDRATAPVHALRRPNEEDPACLPS is encoded by the coding sequence ATGAGCCCAGCACGCATCATCAAGGCGGCGGCCGCGCAGATCTCGCCGGTGCTCAACGAGGCCGAGGGCACCTTGCACAAGGTGCTGGACACCATCGATCAGGCGGCCCGTCAGGGCGTGCAGATCATCGTGTTTCCCGAGACCTTGGTGCCGTACTACCCGTACTTCTCGTTCATCCGGCCGCCCATGGCCTCCGGGGCCGAGCACATGGCGCTGTACGAGCACGCGGTGGCGGTGCCCGGCCCGGTCACCGACGCGGTGGCGCAGCGCGCCGCACGGCATGGCATGGTGATCGTGCTGGGTGTCAATGAGCGAGACCACGGCACCATCTACAACAGCCAGCTCATCTTTGACGAGACGGGCGCGCTGCGTCTCAAGCGTCGCAAGATCACGCCCACCTTCCATGAGCGCATGGTGTGGGGGCAGGGCGATGGCAGCGGGCTGAAGGTGGTGCCCACCGGCGTGGGCCGGGTCGGCGCACTGGCCTGTTGGGAGCACTACAACCCGCTGGCCCGCTATGCCCTGATGGCCCAGCATGAAGAGATCCACTGCGCGCAGTTTCCCGGCTCGCTGGTGGGGCCCATCTTTGCCGACCAGATGGAGGTCACCATCCGCCACCACGCGCTGGAGGCGGGCTGCTTCGTCATCAACGCCACGGGGTGGCTGACCGACGAGCAGATCACCTCCATCACGCCCGACCCGGCCTTGCAGCGTGCGCTGCGCGGTGGTTGCTGCACGGCCATCGTCTCGCCTGAAGGCGTGCACCTGGCGCCACCCTTGAAAGAAGGCGAAGGCCTGCTGATCGCCGACCTGGACATGAGCCTGGTCACCAAGCGCAAACGCATGATGGATTCGGTGGGGCACTACGCCCGTCCCGAGTTGTTGAGTCTGAACCTGGACGACCGCGCCACGGCGCCTGTCCATGCCCTGCGTCGCCCCAACGAGGAGGATCCTGCATGTCTGCCGTCCTGA
- a CDS encoding MSMEG_0568 family radical SAM protein: MTELQSQGLRLQDPSAGLPSRRGGAGPSDHKAVTIDGHTVMVPVHTAPAFDSPFVADAPDEHGHSTLKHSRIPIAQISFPATPRFYARHTADGVPYSHIATLHGRDVLATTVLQTCIRYESRKKTCQFCSIGQSLAAGRTIAHKTPEQLAEVARAAVALDGVQHMVLTTGTPPTPDRGAAVLVDSARAIKAVVPHLPIQAQCEPPDDDAWFQRMKDAGVDTLGMHLEAVTPEVRARIMPGKASVPLSRYFSAFEAAVRVFGRGQVSTYILAGLGDSANDILAMSQRLLDVGVYPFVVPFVPISGTPLEGHPAPDPAFMRAVLEPLGRMVVQAGLRASDIKAGCGKCGACSSLSVYETAALA, translated from the coding sequence ATCACCGAGTTGCAATCGCAGGGGTTGCGCCTGCAGGATCCCTCCGCCGGGCTGCCCAGCCGGCGGGGTGGGGCCGGCCCGTCCGACCACAAGGCCGTCACCATCGATGGCCACACGGTGATGGTGCCGGTGCACACCGCGCCCGCATTCGATTCGCCGTTCGTGGCCGATGCGCCGGATGAGCATGGCCACAGCACGCTCAAGCACAGCCGCATCCCGATCGCGCAGATCAGCTTTCCGGCGACGCCGCGCTTTTACGCCAGGCACACGGCCGACGGTGTGCCTTACTCGCACATCGCCACACTGCATGGCCGCGATGTGTTGGCCACCACCGTGCTGCAAACCTGCATCCGATACGAGAGCCGCAAGAAAACCTGCCAGTTCTGCTCCATCGGCCAGTCGCTGGCGGCGGGGCGCACCATCGCCCACAAGACGCCCGAGCAGTTGGCCGAGGTGGCCCGCGCAGCGGTGGCGCTGGATGGCGTCCAGCACATGGTGCTGACCACCGGCACCCCGCCCACGCCCGACCGAGGCGCCGCCGTGCTGGTGGACAGTGCACGTGCCATCAAGGCGGTCGTGCCGCACCTGCCCATCCAGGCGCAATGCGAGCCGCCCGATGACGACGCCTGGTTTCAGCGCATGAAGGACGCGGGCGTGGACACGCTGGGCATGCACCTGGAGGCCGTCACGCCCGAGGTGCGCGCACGCATCATGCCGGGCAAGGCCAGCGTGCCGCTGTCGCGTTACTTCAGCGCCTTCGAGGCGGCTGTGCGCGTGTTCGGGCGCGGCCAGGTCAGCACCTACATCCTGGCCGGCCTGGGTGACAGCGCCAACGACATCCTGGCCATGAGCCAGCGCTTGCTCGATGTGGGGGTGTATCCCTTCGTCGTGCCTTTTGTGCCCATCAGTGGCACACCACTGGAAGGCCACCCCGCGCCCGACCCCGCCTTCATGCGTGCGGTGCTCGAGCCCTTGGGCCGCATGGTGGTGCAGGCCGGCTTGCGCGCCAGTGACATCAAGGCCGGCTGTGGCAAATGCGGCGCGTGCTCGTCGCTGTCGGTGTACGAAACCGCCGCCCTGGCCTGA
- a CDS encoding MSMEG_0567/Sll0786 family nitrogen starvation N-acetyltransferase encodes MSLDVLCDLPQTFHPVAFRIKRASERWEHRDAHALRRAVFCVEQGIFVGDDRDEVDEAPQLKTQVLVACTSLAGECDQVVGTVRIHQPEPGVWWGSRLAVHPSFRHVGRIGATLIRLAVCSAHAQGAHTFWAHVQQANVPLFERLHWHRLSELSLHGRPHALMRAELMQYPPCHAPDWGFLTRVVAP; translated from the coding sequence ATGAGCCTCGATGTGTTGTGTGACCTGCCCCAGACCTTCCACCCGGTGGCGTTTCGCATCAAGCGCGCCAGTGAGCGTTGGGAGCACCGCGATGCCCACGCCCTGCGGCGCGCCGTGTTCTGTGTCGAGCAGGGCATCTTCGTGGGCGATGACCGCGACGAGGTGGACGAGGCCCCCCAGCTCAAGACCCAGGTGCTCGTGGCCTGCACCAGCCTGGCCGGCGAATGCGACCAGGTGGTGGGCACGGTGCGCATCCACCAGCCCGAACCCGGCGTGTGGTGGGGCTCGCGCCTGGCGGTGCACCCGTCGTTCCGGCATGTGGGCCGCATCGGGGCCACCTTGATCCGGCTGGCCGTGTGCTCGGCACACGCGCAGGGCGCCCACACCTTCTGGGCCCATGTGCAGCAGGCCAATGTGCCTTTGTTCGAGCGCCTGCACTGGCACCGCCTGTCCGAGCTCAGTCTGCACGGGCGGCCCCATGCGCTCATGCGGGCCGAGCTCATGCAGTACCCGCCATGCCATGCGCCCGATTGGGGCTTTCTCACGCGGGTGGTGGCGCCATGA
- a CDS encoding sll0787 family AIR synthase-like protein, producing the protein MSTGEVVRALRSSRGFAHKRDIAGVADTLARCLPGGHTDLTLAEHQGVMLGDDCAVIPDHHGHLLFAIEGLVEDFVEAMPWFAGYSAVMVNLSDIAAMGGRPIAVVDAIWSAGADQAEPILQGMAAASAAYGVPIVGGHSNQRAARPQLAVAVLGRAQALLSSFAAQPGHTLLMAVDLRGQWEAAYPFWNASTRAPADRLRDDLALLPEVAEAGLCGAAKDISMAGVLGTALMLAECSRVGLRIDVSALPHPPGHAHDDEPEAFLRWLQAFPSYGYLLSVAPGHVAAVQARFISRGLACSPIGTVEAGSGVWLQRGGLQGDASKDLALLWDWQREPFIAGAPSAHPKEPHA; encoded by the coding sequence CTGTCCACCGGTGAGGTGGTGCGCGCGCTGCGCAGCAGCCGAGGCTTTGCCCACAAGCGAGACATCGCGGGGGTGGCCGATACCCTGGCGCGTTGCCTGCCCGGTGGCCACACCGACCTGACACTGGCCGAGCACCAAGGCGTGATGCTGGGCGACGATTGCGCCGTCATTCCTGACCACCATGGCCACCTGCTCTTCGCCATCGAAGGCCTGGTCGAGGACTTTGTGGAGGCCATGCCCTGGTTCGCTGGCTACAGCGCGGTCATGGTCAACCTCAGCGACATCGCCGCCATGGGCGGCCGACCTATCGCGGTGGTGGACGCCATTTGGAGCGCCGGTGCCGATCAGGCCGAGCCCATCCTGCAAGGCATGGCGGCGGCTTCGGCCGCCTATGGCGTGCCCATCGTGGGGGGGCACAGCAATCAGCGCGCAGCCCGCCCTCAGTTGGCGGTGGCGGTGCTGGGCCGTGCGCAAGCCCTGCTCAGCAGCTTTGCCGCCCAACCCGGCCACACCCTGCTGATGGCGGTGGACCTGCGCGGCCAGTGGGAGGCCGCCTACCCCTTCTGGAACGCATCGACCCGCGCCCCTGCGGATCGCCTGCGTGACGACCTGGCCTTGCTGCCTGAAGTGGCAGAGGCCGGCCTGTGCGGCGCCGCCAAAGACATCAGCATGGCCGGCGTGCTGGGGACGGCGCTGATGTTGGCCGAGTGCTCGCGCGTGGGCTTGCGCATCGACGTGAGTGCCTTGCCCCATCCCCCCGGGCATGCCCATGATGACGAGCCAGAGGCCTTCCTGCGCTGGTTGCAGGCCTTTCCCAGCTATGGCTACCTCTTGAGTGTGGCGCCCGGCCACGTGGCGGCCGTGCAGGCGCGCTTCATCAGTCGGGGCCTGGCCTGCTCGCCCATCGGCACCGTGGAGGCGGGCAGCGGGGTGTGGTTGCAGCGAGGCGGCCTGCAGGGTGATGCCTCGAAAGACCTGGCCCTGTTGTGGGACTGGCAACGCGAGCCCTTCATCGCCGGCGCGCCGTCGGCCCACCCGAAGGAGCCGCACGCATGA
- a CDS encoding MSMEG_0565 family glycosyltransferase, which yields MMKTPLRIALLMHSLNPRGGVVHTLELADALVQLGHEVTVIAAGRPDQGLFRPTLARLSVAPLGELPSALVPMVGARMLAVAAHLRSLDLAAFDVVHSQDSITANALADLQAEGRIGGFVRTVHHLDTFDEPQLTAWQARGVHSAQHLMCVSGLWQGVLARDWGRPAHRVGNGVNLQRHQADASEAQQAADALVLRAWGLRPGTPYWLAVGGVEARKNTARLLHAFAMVRQEVPEARLVVVGGASVLEHAQAQAEFDAVRRTQGMALGQPHQDSVLLTGPVPEGVLPALYRQAIALAMPSVKEGFGLVAIEAMACGTPAIVSRIAPFTEHLQPHEVFWADPLSVHDIALALRATWRLRQQPDERAAHALQARQVASRFDWRACAQQHLAIYAGQASRSHRFVSTEHPCHA from the coding sequence ATGATGAAAACGCCTTTGCGCATCGCCTTGCTGATGCACTCGCTCAACCCACGCGGCGGCGTGGTGCACACCCTGGAGCTGGCCGATGCGCTGGTGCAGTTGGGGCACGAGGTGACGGTGATCGCCGCCGGTCGGCCCGATCAGGGGCTGTTTCGGCCCACCTTGGCCCGCCTGTCGGTGGCGCCCCTGGGCGAGCTGCCCTCCGCGCTGGTGCCCATGGTGGGGGCTCGCATGCTGGCCGTGGCCGCCCATTTGCGCAGCCTGGACCTGGCTGCGTTCGACGTGGTGCATTCGCAAGACAGCATCACCGCCAACGCCCTGGCCGACCTGCAGGCCGAGGGGCGCATCGGTGGCTTTGTGCGCACGGTGCACCACCTGGACACCTTCGATGAGCCCCAGCTCACCGCGTGGCAGGCACGGGGTGTTCACTCCGCTCAGCACCTGATGTGCGTGAGCGGCCTCTGGCAAGGCGTGCTCGCCCGCGACTGGGGCCGCCCCGCACACCGCGTTGGCAATGGCGTGAACCTGCAGCGCCATCAGGCCGATGCCAGTGAAGCCCAGCAAGCCGCCGATGCGCTGGTGTTGCGCGCGTGGGGCCTGAGGCCGGGCACGCCCTACTGGCTGGCCGTGGGCGGCGTCGAGGCCCGCAAGAACACCGCACGCCTGCTGCACGCCTTCGCCATGGTGCGCCAGGAGGTGCCTGAGGCGCGCCTGGTCGTCGTCGGCGGCGCGAGCGTGCTCGAACACGCCCAGGCACAAGCCGAGTTCGATGCTGTGCGCCGCACCCAGGGCATGGCGCTCGGTCAGCCTCATCAAGACAGCGTGTTGCTCACCGGCCCTGTGCCCGAGGGGGTGTTGCCTGCGCTGTATCGCCAGGCCATCGCCTTGGCCATGCCCTCGGTCAAAGAAGGCTTCGGGCTGGTGGCCATCGAGGCCATGGCCTGCGGCACACCGGCCATCGTCTCGCGCATCGCGCCCTTCACCGAGCACCTGCAGCCGCACGAGGTCTTCTGGGCCGACCCGTTGAGCGTGCACGACATCGCTTTGGCGCTGCGTGCAACCTGGCGGCTGCGCCAACAGCCCGACGAGCGCGCAGCACACGCCCTACAGGCCCGCCAGGTGGCGTCCCGCTTTGACTGGCGCGCCTGTGCGCAGCAGCACCTGGCGATCTACGCCGGCCAGGCCAGCCGTTCACATCGTTTTGTTTCAACCGAGCACCCCTGCCATGCCTGA